The nucleotide sequence CGCAGCACGTCGTTGCCCTTGCGCACGGCGATGCCGATGCCTTCGCCGAAGAAGCGGCTTTCGACGAAGGGGCCGCCGGAGAAGGCACAGCAATCGCCGGAATCGGTGCCGTTGATCCAGAACGCGAGCGAGATGGCGTCGCCGAAGATGAAATCGACCTCGCCCTTGCGCAAGGCGGTGCGGAGCGCATCGTCATTGGGATAGCCATGCAGCTCGGCGTCGGTGAACATCGCCTTCAGATACGCCTCATGCGCGGAGCCCGCGATGACGCCGACCTTCTTGCCCTCGAGATATTCGGGCCGGATCTCCGGCATCACCGCGTCCTTGCGCGAGGCGAAGCGCGCCGGCACGCGGTAATAAGGATCGGTGAAATCGACGCGGGCGCGGAGCTGCGGGCTCACCGCCATCGAGGCGATGATGGCATCGCCCCGGTTGGAGGAGAGCGCGTCGACCAGCGTCTCGAAGCGGCGCATCTGCACCGTGCAGGTGACCTTGATCTCCTCGCACAGGCTGCGAGCGAGATCGACGTTGAAGCCGGCCGGATTGCCGTCGGCGCCGGTGTAGTTGAACGGCGGGTAGTCGGTCTCGGTCAGGAAGCGGATCACGGTCAGGCGCGACAGGTCCGGCCGCTCCGGCCGCCGCCGCGGGTCCCAGAAGCCGGGCACGGCCTGGGGAGCCGCCTGGGGTGCGACCTGCGGCGTCGCCTGGGGGGCCAGCGGGGGCTGCTTGGCTGGGGCTTGGGCCTGCGCGCCGGGCAGGCCCGCGAGCAGGCAAATGCCGACGGCCAGCCCTGTCAGCAAGCCACGGGCAGATTTGGACGATTTCGCCTGTTGCGATGGAGCCATCGGCCGGAAATGAACGAATTTCGTTGAGATCGGAGGGCCTTATAGACCATCCCGCCGGGAACGCGAGCGCCGATTATGGCCTGGGTGTGGGTCTCTCGGCCGCCGTGCCGGCTAGATCAGAGATACCGCTTCAGGTCCGCCGCGGCCTCTTCCGGGGTCCGCTTCAAATTGAACGGCGAGACGAAGCGGCCGTCGCGGTCCATCAGGTAGATCAACGCGGTGTGGTCCATGGTGTAGTCGCCGTCCTTGGTCGGGACCTTCTTGGCGTAGACCCGGT is from Bradyrhizobium xenonodulans and encodes:
- a CDS encoding transporter substrate-binding domain-containing protein; translated protein: MAPSQQAKSSKSARGLLTGLAVGICLLAGLPGAQAQAPAKQPPLAPQATPQVAPQAAPQAVPGFWDPRRRPERPDLSRLTVIRFLTETDYPPFNYTGADGNPAGFNVDLARSLCEEIKVTCTVQMRRFETLVDALSSNRGDAIIASMAVSPQLRARVDFTDPYYRVPARFASRKDAVMPEIRPEYLEGKKVGVIAGSAHEAYLKAMFTDAELHGYPNDDALRTALRKGEVDFIFGDAISLAFWINGTDSGDCCAFSGGPFVESRFFGEGIGIAVRKGNDVLRQALNWALFRVWEKGRYTDLWLRYFSVSPF